The following are from one region of the Capsicum annuum cultivar UCD-10X-F1 chromosome 1, UCD10Xv1.1, whole genome shotgun sequence genome:
- the LOC107854072 gene encoding uncharacterized protein LOC107854072, protein MWNYSRFSFNPNNNNHNSYLLPLQHDQNRPTIQTASPISLSAMILTSWLGSRRRFWRYVCLLLCSPFLLPLFCATFPILCVAEICYRLCYRQRRSLGKLAEGDGQLWCEGGESSVDGGQEKLLLKRYLDDQLLLVIESVYNCGNEEEKDVEVTDSTSLLLQ, encoded by the coding sequence ATGTGGAACTACTCTCGCTTCTCTTTCAaccccaacaacaacaaccacaactCCTATTTGCTGCCACTTCAACATGATCAAAATCGCCCAACTATTCAAACTGCGTCTCCCATTTCCCTTTCAGCAATGATCCTCACCTCTTGGCTTGGCAGTCGTCGTCGCTTTTGGCGTTACGTTTGTCTTCTTCTTTGCTCTCCTTTTCTTCTACCTTTATTCTGTGCTACTTTTCCTATACTTTGTGTTGCTGAAATTTGCTACCGTCTGTGCTATCGCCAACGACGATCGCTGGGGAAATTGGCGGAGGGAGATGGGCAACTATGGTGCGAGGGAGGGGAAAGTAGTGTAGATGGAGGACAAGAGAAGTTGTTGTTGAAGAGGTATTTAGATGATCAGCTGCTACTTGTGATTGAATCTGTGTATAATTGTGGAAATGAAGAGGAAAAGGATGTGGAAGTTACTGATTCTACAAGTCTTCTTTTGCAATAA